From one Maniola jurtina chromosome 5, ilManJurt1.1, whole genome shotgun sequence genomic stretch:
- the LOC123865781 gene encoding uncharacterized protein LOC123865781: MDNKTRNERIGPLPGGRQGAPGAGAGRSSMRAASATSRPALPPSRSIYPSSPPDGLAPTGSTRAQSSAPAAGGVRRMRWTSLMNENVMRAYYRATGGETGRTGYRAAMYREFLLLEPNLTVTEQNLADRARYIQRSNIFNATELERLRREAVPEVSAPTAEQIVSQAAPVREETITTSQDLPVEEDTEGTVSLDIERMRGILEEAISEIRSAPLENRPRLSRLTLNVATRDVIEAINKMLPQHLESSTGLGDTASIIFGAALAVHRFIGAKTPGPGRAAATRVLIGRLQSFRSGNTRPRIVRSVRVAFNGCGVRLDQPDIAQKLTERIDDLKQKIAAWGNRIRRYSARVERFQQNRLFSSDQKRFYKRLECPAVCSTSQRPDPADLVAFWRGVWSREVEHEEGPWIAAVEEACARIEPMNPVAISAEDVAGASQLCWIGGAALREEN; this comes from the exons ATGGATAACAAAACAAGGAATGAGCGAATAGGGCCGCTGCCTGGGGGTCGCCAGGGCGCGCCTGGAGCTGGCGCTGGGCGTAGCAGCATGCGGGCCGCCAGTGCCACCAGTCGACCGGCGCTGCCACCTAGCCGGTCGATATATCCATCATCCCCACCAGATGGCTTGGCTCCGACAGGGTCCACCAGAGCCCAATCTTCGGCGCCCGCCGCTGGTGGTGTACGCCGCATGCGCTGGACTTCTCTCATGAACGAGAATGTCATGCGTGCGTACTACAGGGCGACAGGAGGGGAAACCGGACGGACTGGCTACCGAGCGGCAATGTACCGCGAGTTCCTGCTGCTCGAGCCGAACTTAACTGTCACGGAACAAAACCTGGCAGACCGGGCTCGGTATATTCAGCGTTCTAACATCTTCAACGCTACCGAGCTCGAACGATTACGACGTGAGGCTGTTCCGGAAGTCTCAGCACCTACCGCAGAGCAAATCGTCTCCCAGGCGGCGCCTGTCCGCGAGGAGACAATTACCACGTCACAAGATTTGCCTGTGGAGGAAGACACTGAGGGAACAGTCTCCCTTGATATAGAGCGGATGAGAGGGATTCTAGAAGAGGCGATTTCTGAAATCCGGAGCGCTCCTCTAGAGAATCGTCCGCGGCTCTCCCGACTTACACTAAATGTAGCGACGCGGGATGTCATTGAGGCCATAAACAAAATGCTGCCACAACATCTGGAGAGCAGCACTGGCCTGGGTGATACGGCTTCTATTATCTTCGGTGCGGCGCTAGCCGTGCACCGATTCATCGGTGCCAAGACTCCGGGACCGGGGCGTGCTGCTGCCACAAG agtcctcattggcagactgcaaagcTTCAGGTCGGGCAACACTAGGCCAAGGATTGTGCGCTCTGTTAGAGTTGCGTTTAACGGGTGTGGGGTCAGGTTGGACCAGCCTGACATTGCGCAAAAGCTAACAGAGCGCATCGACGACCTGAAGCAGAAAATCGCTGCATGGGGGAACCGCATCCGACGATACTCGGCAAGAGTCgagcgatttcagcaaaatcgtctCTTCTCGAGTGATCAGAAAAGGTTCTACAAAAGACTGGAGTGCCCAGCAGTCTGCTCTACCTCTCAACGACCGGACCCGGCCGACCTAGTCGCTTTCTGGCGGGGGGTGTGGTCGAGAGAGGTGGAGCATGAGGAGGGGCCTTGGATTGCGGCGGTAGAGGAAGCATGTGCCAGAATAGAACCGATGAACCCGGTCGCCATCTCTGCGGAGGATGTAGCTGGTGCA tcTCAGCTGTGTTGGATAGGTGGCGCAGCACTTCGTGAAGAAAATTGA
- the LOC123865746 gene encoding chymotrypsin-like elastase family member 2A isoform X2, which yields MICMYKKMKRILLIFTSIWKIIDANSIPNGMPYGNPIVAVYPCNDSRDIVVWYDTTLPPKERNQYYLYVNKALPLHASIEVKFNADVNIIMQIRTANNTFTTLSMRNGTNVSQQYRTTDPYHIFYGYKVKGTAPGRIPYVTSVKINNVEYCNQPNLHFLDAYAADTVDDKTPQNCGRRKIGHVELIVNGAQTKPGDWPWHTAVYKFDYPSIKYICGGTLLSKHFVLTAAHCASVRGVSLSADILSVVLGKYNLFGGDVGSQEREIHRIIIHEEFQYRYLHNDIALLKMKTEVVFTDYIQPACLWYDKASEKLLTDEILGTVVGWGFDSSDTLSRTIRQAQMPIVADSVCMTSNPNFYTSILTDKKFCAGYRNQTSACNGDSGSAFQVFIPDMVQRNVDTRNPGTWLVRGIVSLTVSREYAAICDPDQYVVFTDVAKYISWIQNYILD from the exons atgatcT GTATGTACAAGAAGATGAAGCGGATTTTACTGATCTTTACGTCAATTTGGAAAATCATCGACGCCAACAGTATCCCAAATGGCATGCCTTATGGAAACCCAATTGTAGCAGTGTATCCTTGTAATGATTCAAGAGATATAGTTGTATGGTATGATACTACCCTGCCACCGAAAGAAAGGAATCAGTACTACTTGTATGTAAACAAAGCATTGCCTTTACACGCTTCTATAGAAGTTAAGTTTAATGCCGATGTGAATATTATTATGCAAATCAGAACG GCAAATAACACGTTCACGACACTTTCCATGAGAAATGGTACAAATGTATCTCAGCAATATAGGACAACTGATCCGTATCACATTTTCTACGGCTACAAGGTGAAGGGAACTGCTCCCGGAAGGATCCCTTATGTGACCAGCGTCAAAATCAATAACGTAGAATACTGCAATCAACCGAATTTG CACTTTCTTGATGCATACGCTGCGGACACCGTTGACGATAAGACTCCCCAAAATTGCGGTAGACGCAAAATTGGCCATGTCGAACTGATAGTTAATGGCGCCCAAACAAAACCAGGCGACTGGCCGTGGCATACGGCAGTATATAAATTTGACTACCCATCTATTAAATATATCTGTGGTGGAACTCTTCTCTccaaacattttgttttaacaG cTGCTCACTGCGCTAGTGTGAGGGGAGTCTCACTTTCGGCAGATATTCTGAGCGTTGTTCTTGGGAAAtacaatttgtttggaggcgaTGTCGGATCTCAAGAAAGAGAA ATTCACAGAATAATCATCCACGAAGAATTTCAATATCGGTATTTACATAATGATATTGCTCTTCTGAAGATGAAGACTGAAGTTGTATTCACAGACTACATTCAACCAGCTTGTCTATGGTATGATAAAGCTAGTGAGAAATTGCTGACTGATGAAATTTTGGGCACG GTTGTAGGCTGGGGTTTTGACAGCAGTGATACCTTATCACGCACCATCAGACAAGCGCAGATGCCCATCGTGGCAGATAGTGTTTGCATGACAAGTAACCCGAACTTCTACACTTCAATTCTAACCGATAAGAAATTCTGCGCTGGTTACCGAAATC AGACTTCAGCCTGTAACGGTGATAGTGGCAGCGCTTTCCAAGTCTTCATTCCAGACATGGTGCAGCGAAACGTTGACACACGCAATCCAGGGACATGGCTTGTTCGAGGCATAGTATCACTGACAGTTTCCCGGGAATACGCC
- the LOC123865746 gene encoding chymotrypsin-like elastase family member 2A isoform X1, with the protein MSTFKQIGMYKKMKRILLIFTSIWKIIDANSIPNGMPYGNPIVAVYPCNDSRDIVVWYDTTLPPKERNQYYLYVNKALPLHASIEVKFNADVNIIMQIRTANNTFTTLSMRNGTNVSQQYRTTDPYHIFYGYKVKGTAPGRIPYVTSVKINNVEYCNQPNLHFLDAYAADTVDDKTPQNCGRRKIGHVELIVNGAQTKPGDWPWHTAVYKFDYPSIKYICGGTLLSKHFVLTAAHCASVRGVSLSADILSVVLGKYNLFGGDVGSQEREIHRIIIHEEFQYRYLHNDIALLKMKTEVVFTDYIQPACLWYDKASEKLLTDEILGTVVGWGFDSSDTLSRTIRQAQMPIVADSVCMTSNPNFYTSILTDKKFCAGYRNQTSACNGDSGSAFQVFIPDMVQRNVDTRNPGTWLVRGIVSLTVSREYAAICDPDQYVVFTDVAKYISWIQNYILD; encoded by the exons ATGTCTACATttaaacaaatag GTATGTACAAGAAGATGAAGCGGATTTTACTGATCTTTACGTCAATTTGGAAAATCATCGACGCCAACAGTATCCCAAATGGCATGCCTTATGGAAACCCAATTGTAGCAGTGTATCCTTGTAATGATTCAAGAGATATAGTTGTATGGTATGATACTACCCTGCCACCGAAAGAAAGGAATCAGTACTACTTGTATGTAAACAAAGCATTGCCTTTACACGCTTCTATAGAAGTTAAGTTTAATGCCGATGTGAATATTATTATGCAAATCAGAACG GCAAATAACACGTTCACGACACTTTCCATGAGAAATGGTACAAATGTATCTCAGCAATATAGGACAACTGATCCGTATCACATTTTCTACGGCTACAAGGTGAAGGGAACTGCTCCCGGAAGGATCCCTTATGTGACCAGCGTCAAAATCAATAACGTAGAATACTGCAATCAACCGAATTTG CACTTTCTTGATGCATACGCTGCGGACACCGTTGACGATAAGACTCCCCAAAATTGCGGTAGACGCAAAATTGGCCATGTCGAACTGATAGTTAATGGCGCCCAAACAAAACCAGGCGACTGGCCGTGGCATACGGCAGTATATAAATTTGACTACCCATCTATTAAATATATCTGTGGTGGAACTCTTCTCTccaaacattttgttttaacaG cTGCTCACTGCGCTAGTGTGAGGGGAGTCTCACTTTCGGCAGATATTCTGAGCGTTGTTCTTGGGAAAtacaatttgtttggaggcgaTGTCGGATCTCAAGAAAGAGAA ATTCACAGAATAATCATCCACGAAGAATTTCAATATCGGTATTTACATAATGATATTGCTCTTCTGAAGATGAAGACTGAAGTTGTATTCACAGACTACATTCAACCAGCTTGTCTATGGTATGATAAAGCTAGTGAGAAATTGCTGACTGATGAAATTTTGGGCACG GTTGTAGGCTGGGGTTTTGACAGCAGTGATACCTTATCACGCACCATCAGACAAGCGCAGATGCCCATCGTGGCAGATAGTGTTTGCATGACAAGTAACCCGAACTTCTACACTTCAATTCTAACCGATAAGAAATTCTGCGCTGGTTACCGAAATC AGACTTCAGCCTGTAACGGTGATAGTGGCAGCGCTTTCCAAGTCTTCATTCCAGACATGGTGCAGCGAAACGTTGACACACGCAATCCAGGGACATGGCTTGTTCGAGGCATAGTATCACTGACAGTTTCCCGGGAATACGCC